A stretch of the Microcebus murinus isolate Inina chromosome 6, M.murinus_Inina_mat1.0, whole genome shotgun sequence genome encodes the following:
- the PSMA3 gene encoding proteasome subunit alpha type-3 — MSSIGTGYDLSASTFSPDGRVFQVEYAMKAVENSSTAIGIRCKDGVVFGVEKLVLSKLYEEGSNKRLFNVDRHVGMAVAGLLADARSLADIAREEASNFRSNFGYNIPLKHLADRVAMYVHAYTLYSAVRPFGCSFMLGSYSMNDGAQLYMIDPSGVSYGYWGCAIGKARQAAKTEIEKLQMKEMTCRDIVKEVAKIIYIVHDEVKDKAFELELSWVGELTKGRHEIVPKDVREEAEKYAKESLKEEDESDDDNM; from the exons TATGACTTGTCAGCCTCTACATTCTCTCCTGATGGAAGAGTTTTTCAAGTTGAATATGCTATGAAAGCTGTGGAAAATAGTAG TACAGCTATTGGAATCAGATGTAAAGATGGTGTTGTCTTTGGGGTAGAAAAATTAGTCCTTTCTAAGCTTTATGAAGAAGGTTCCAACAAACGTCTTTTTAATGTTGATCGGCATGTTGGAATG GCAGTAGCAGGTTTGCTGGCAGATGCTCGTTCTTTAGCAGACATAGCAAGAGAAGAAGCTTCCAACTTTAGATCTAACTTTGGCTATAACATTCCACTAAAA CATCTTGCAGACAGAGTGGCCatgtatgtacatgcatatacacTCTACAGTGCTGTGAGACCTTTTGGCTGCAG TTTCATGTTAGGGTCTTACAGTATGAATGACGGTGCACAGCTCTACATGATTGACCCATCGGGTGTTTCATAT GGTTATTGGGGCTGTGCTATTGGCAAAGCCAGGCAAGCTGcaaagacagaaatagaaaagcttCAG atgAAAGAAATGACCTGCCGCGATATTGTTAAAGAAGTTGCAAAAAT AATTTACATAGTACATGATGAAGTTAAGGATAAAGCTTTTGAACTAGAACTCAGCTGGGTTGGTGAAT TAACTAAAGGAAGACATGAAATTGTTCCAAAAGATGTAAGGGAAGAAGCAGAGAAGTACGCTAAG GAATCTTTGAAGGAAGAAGATGAATCAGATGATGATAATATGTGA